Proteins encoded in a region of the Mycobacterium branderi genome:
- a CDS encoding phenylacetate--CoA ligase family protein, whose translation MTGDPLYLGRYRVLATSGSSGRKGLFVFDRPDWAAYVAQFLRYSSFVGIRPRLPRLRLAWLGGGSPSSASRRLAATIDFGVHRLLSLPVTLPVPRLVEELNQFQPQFINAYPSVAVLLAEEQLAGRLRISPTAMSTSSEMLTPQMADRIEQAFGARPFNAYATTEGLIAVDCEMHSGLHLFEDLTIVENVDEHGRPVPDGESGAKLLITNLANRAQPLIRYELLDAVTIDSEPCGCGRTLRRFRTVEGRTDDVLRLPGRSGSTVLVHPMQFGVIACDHEVVEFQVIQRGPRLQVLVVARGTAPDLEKRIHAAIADRLDELGVSDTVVEVTRRPRLERQASGKLQLVVRESPSCVR comes from the coding sequence TTGACCGGCGATCCGCTGTACTTGGGCCGCTACCGAGTGCTGGCGACCAGCGGATCGTCAGGTCGCAAAGGGCTTTTCGTGTTTGATCGTCCGGACTGGGCTGCCTATGTTGCGCAGTTTCTCCGGTACAGCTCGTTCGTGGGCATCCGTCCCCGGCTTCCCAGGCTGCGCCTCGCGTGGCTTGGCGGCGGATCGCCGTCCAGCGCGAGCCGACGGCTGGCCGCGACGATCGACTTCGGTGTGCACCGGCTGCTGTCGCTGCCGGTGACCCTCCCGGTCCCGCGGCTGGTCGAGGAACTCAACCAGTTCCAGCCCCAATTCATCAACGCCTATCCGTCCGTTGCGGTGCTGCTCGCGGAGGAGCAGCTGGCCGGTCGACTGCGGATTTCGCCCACGGCGATGTCGACCTCGAGCGAGATGCTCACGCCACAGATGGCCGACCGCATCGAGCAGGCGTTCGGCGCGCGACCGTTCAATGCATATGCCACAACCGAGGGGCTGATCGCCGTCGACTGCGAAATGCACAGCGGTCTACACCTTTTTGAGGACCTGACAATCGTCGAAAACGTAGACGAGCACGGCCGGCCGGTCCCCGATGGTGAGTCAGGCGCGAAACTGTTGATCACCAACCTCGCCAATCGGGCGCAGCCGCTTATCCGGTACGAGTTGCTCGATGCGGTCACAATCGACAGCGAGCCCTGCGGCTGCGGCCGCACCCTGCGCCGGTTTCGCACCGTGGAGGGAAGGACCGACGATGTCCTCCGTCTGCCGGGGCGGAGCGGCTCGACTGTCCTAGTTCACCCGATGCAGTTTGGGGTCATCGCCTGCGATCACGAGGTGGTCGAGTTCCAGGTCATCCAGCGCGGCCCGCGCCTGCAAGTGCTCGTAGTTGCCCGCGGAACCGCACCAGACCTCGAAAAACGAATTCACGCGGCAATTGCCGACCGCCTCGACGAACTTGGCGTCAGTGACACCGTCGTCGAGGTGACGCGACGCCCGAGGCTGGAGCGACAGGCCAGTGGCAAGCTCCAGCTGGTTGTCAGGGAGTCGCCGTCATGCGTGAGGTGA
- a CDS encoding TetR/AcrR family transcriptional regulator: MKRLSRVEQQQQTRERIIDAAERLFVDEGFHAVSVDRVAGEAGYTKGAVYSNFASKEDLFFAVYERRATRGIAEVEAQLAAAGGASQGMDAVIDRVLRRRGRDDGWLAVFFEFWAHAVRRPALRARFGEIHLRAQKPFVRAIEAHACEHGYELPDESQKLAVATYAMQLGLQLERLTLPDLVDPEFGVRMNRLFLDDLARSGGHDER, encoded by the coding sequence GTGAAGCGGCTTTCCCGCGTTGAGCAACAGCAGCAAACGCGGGAGCGGATCATCGACGCAGCCGAGCGCCTGTTCGTCGACGAGGGCTTCCATGCGGTTTCGGTAGATCGGGTCGCCGGTGAAGCCGGCTACACCAAAGGCGCCGTCTACTCGAATTTCGCGTCGAAAGAAGACCTGTTCTTCGCCGTATACGAGCGGCGGGCGACGCGCGGCATCGCCGAGGTCGAGGCTCAACTCGCCGCTGCGGGCGGCGCATCTCAAGGAATGGATGCCGTTATCGACCGCGTACTGCGGCGGCGCGGGCGAGACGACGGCTGGCTCGCCGTGTTCTTTGAGTTCTGGGCGCACGCTGTCCGTCGGCCGGCGCTGCGCGCCCGCTTCGGCGAGATCCACCTGCGTGCGCAAAAGCCTTTCGTACGAGCGATCGAAGCTCACGCATGCGAACACGGGTACGAATTGCCCGATGAGTCGCAAAAGCTCGCGGTCGCGACGTACGCAATGCAACTGGGTTTGCAGCTCGAGCGGCTGACTCTGCCGGATCTCGTCGACCCGGAATTCGGGGTGCGAATGAATCGCCTGTTTCTGGACGACCTGGCGCGGAGCGGGGGACATGATGAACGTTAG
- a CDS encoding type II toxin-antitoxin system PemK/MazF family toxin, whose amino-acid sequence MTALPARGEVWWCEMAEIGRRPVVVLSRDAAIPRLRRTLVAPCTTTIRGLASEVVLEPGLDPIPRRSAVNLDSVESVSVAVLVSRLGRLADTRMRAICAALEVAVDCSG is encoded by the coding sequence GTGACTGCACTGCCGGCACGCGGAGAGGTGTGGTGGTGCGAGATGGCGGAGATCGGCCGACGCCCGGTTGTGGTGTTGTCGCGCGACGCGGCGATCCCTCGGCTTCGGCGCACACTCGTCGCTCCGTGCACCACGACCATCCGGGGGCTGGCAAGCGAGGTCGTCCTTGAACCTGGCCTCGACCCGATCCCCCGGCGTTCGGCGGTGAACCTGGATTCGGTCGAAAGTGTCTCGGTCGCAGTGTTGGTCAGTCGGCTTGGCCGCCTCGCCGATACCCGGATGCGCGCGATTTGTGCGGCCCTTGAAGTCGCAGTTGATTGTTCAGGTTGA
- a CDS encoding pyridoxamine 5'-phosphate oxidase family protein — protein sequence MKSFSETERQEFLADKHVAVLSVAAADGRPPASVPIWYDYTPGGNIRIGTSPSSRKARLIERAGAVTLVVQREEPPYQYVVVEGTVVETAAPAPKDVREAIAIRYLGEEGGRAFVREFETSDNVLFTIRPDRWLSADFTGDL from the coding sequence GTGAAAAGTTTCAGCGAAACCGAACGTCAAGAATTCCTCGCAGACAAGCACGTGGCGGTGCTATCTGTCGCAGCCGCCGATGGACGACCGCCGGCCAGTGTCCCGATCTGGTACGACTACACGCCGGGAGGGAACATCCGGATCGGCACCTCGCCGTCGTCGCGCAAGGCTCGGCTCATCGAGCGGGCGGGTGCGGTCACGCTGGTCGTCCAACGCGAAGAGCCGCCGTACCAGTATGTGGTCGTCGAGGGGACCGTGGTGGAGACCGCGGCACCGGCCCCGAAGGACGTGCGGGAAGCCATCGCCATCCGTTACCTCGGCGAGGAAGGTGGCCGAGCATTCGTTCGCGAATTCGAAACTTCCGACAACGTGTTGTTCACGATCCGACCCGACCGGTGGCTCAGCGCTGATTTCACGGGCGACCTTTAG
- a CDS encoding LCP family protein produces MTHRADALSGHRRIVALAKALALLGSAAVVVATGMGWITYHAASTGITTSEALAAEPVRTAPDQNILIMGLDGRRDQRGRPLPPDIYDALHAGGEDSGEGDADALIVLHLPAGDAPATAISIPRDDYVDLAGCPTSDCRGKIKEAYRFAYQEVMNDGSDDAEPSAAKEQKAREAGRKAEIRTVRKFLGIPIDHFVEVTLVGFFQVARVVQPITVCLNEDTSDRYYSGADFHRGPQQISADQAMAFVRQRRDAANELFTDLDRTRRQQAFLVSLVNALRHNGTLSSPARLRALLDVAKQNVAVDTGFDLDGFLRDASALPNRPVTLYTLPVTDFGQISDGEDVNFIDVTTIRSIVHKLVSPDSPAVTQTASAAQPTTGNVVLDVVNASGKEGEAARLEKSLATKPFTEGAASTAGSISQTSTIVYGPGAKAAANQLADKLGISTTASDSIAANTVQLTVGTDIDYLNDTSESPATSVTTVSATGTGTQEPSPTNLTRMAADNIPCVK; encoded by the coding sequence ATGACGCATCGAGCGGACGCTCTCAGCGGCCACCGCCGGATAGTGGCCCTCGCCAAGGCGCTCGCCTTGCTGGGATCGGCCGCGGTGGTCGTCGCGACCGGCATGGGATGGATCACCTACCACGCTGCGTCGACTGGCATCACCACATCCGAGGCGCTCGCCGCTGAACCCGTTCGCACCGCACCTGACCAGAACATCCTGATCATGGGCCTCGATGGCCGTCGCGACCAACGGGGCCGGCCCTTGCCGCCAGACATCTATGACGCGCTGCACGCAGGTGGTGAAGATTCCGGCGAAGGCGACGCCGACGCGCTCATCGTGTTGCACCTGCCCGCCGGGGACGCGCCGGCCACGGCGATCTCGATTCCCCGCGACGACTACGTCGATCTGGCCGGGTGCCCGACCTCAGACTGCCGCGGCAAGATCAAAGAGGCCTACCGGTTCGCTTACCAAGAGGTCATGAACGACGGGTCCGACGACGCCGAACCTTCCGCGGCAAAAGAACAGAAGGCGCGTGAGGCTGGCCGCAAAGCCGAAATCCGCACAGTGAGAAAGTTTTTGGGAATCCCGATCGACCACTTCGTAGAGGTCACTTTGGTCGGGTTCTTTCAAGTCGCCCGCGTGGTCCAACCGATCACGGTGTGCCTGAACGAGGACACTTCGGACCGCTACTACTCTGGTGCGGATTTTCATCGAGGGCCCCAACAGATCAGCGCGGACCAAGCAATGGCGTTCGTGCGGCAACGCCGCGACGCCGCCAACGAGTTGTTCACCGACCTCGACCGAACTCGCCGCCAGCAGGCATTCCTCGTCTCGCTGGTCAACGCCCTGCGCCACAACGGCACATTGTCGAGCCCTGCGCGGCTGCGCGCCCTGCTCGATGTCGCCAAGCAAAACGTCGCCGTTGACACCGGTTTCGACCTCGACGGTTTCCTGCGCGACGCGTCTGCGCTCCCAAACCGGCCTGTCACGCTGTACACGTTGCCGGTTACCGACTTCGGTCAAATCTCTGACGGCGAAGACGTCAACTTCATCGACGTAACTACCATCCGCTCTATCGTGCACAAATTGGTGTCGCCCGATTCACCCGCGGTGACGCAGACGGCCAGCGCCGCGCAGCCAACCACAGGCAACGTCGTGCTCGACGTCGTCAACGCTTCGGGCAAGGAAGGCGAGGCCGCCCGACTCGAGAAATCATTGGCGACAAAGCCTTTCACTGAAGGAGCGGCCAGCACCGCCGGCTCCATCAGCCAGACAAGCACCATCGTCTACGGACCGGGCGCAAAAGCAGCCGCCAACCAGCTCGCCGACAAATTAGGTATCAGCACCACTGCGTCCGACAGCATCGCCGCCAACACGGTGCAACTAACCGTTGGGACCGATATCGACTACCTCAACGACACATCAGAGTCGCCGGCAACGAGCGTCACCACCGTGTCGGCCACTGGCACCGGCACCCAGGAACCGTCACCGACCAACCTCACACGCATGGCCGCCGACAACATCCCCTGCGTGAAATAA
- a CDS encoding lytic transglycosylase domain-containing protein, whose protein sequence is MFAVVACSGVTRSSSASTPTATQQAAASTVPSPQRRLASDPVQLADDLVADERALRDPASSESALLTAARGQQKAYRAVGWHPEWDAVVRPRIPPSLVEVYDRNVDARRQLSAMVASQLKDTLPAWRIDAPAPADELLGSYREAEAATGVGWNYLAAVNLVETGFGRIAGTSDAGAQGPMQFLPATFAAYGDGGDIHSPHDSIMAAGRYLAANGFAADHDHALFRYNHSDQYVRAIDDYAAVLEAEPARFADYYRWDVYYHTTAGDVLLPVGYVATSPIPVADYLANHPQ, encoded by the coding sequence ATGTTTGCGGTGGTCGCGTGTTCGGGGGTGACCAGGTCGTCGAGCGCGTCGACGCCGACCGCGACACAGCAGGCAGCGGCATCGACGGTCCCGTCGCCGCAGCGGCGGCTGGCATCGGATCCCGTGCAACTTGCCGACGACCTGGTTGCCGACGAGCGAGCGCTGCGCGACCCGGCATCCTCGGAGAGCGCGCTGCTGACGGCCGCGCGCGGGCAGCAAAAGGCCTACCGCGCGGTCGGTTGGCATCCTGAGTGGGACGCGGTCGTGCGCCCGCGGATCCCGCCGTCGCTGGTTGAGGTCTACGACCGCAACGTCGATGCTCGACGGCAGCTCAGCGCGATGGTCGCGAGCCAACTGAAGGACACCCTGCCCGCGTGGCGGATTGATGCTCCCGCGCCGGCGGACGAGCTGCTCGGTTCCTACCGCGAAGCCGAAGCGGCGACCGGCGTCGGCTGGAACTACCTTGCGGCCGTCAACCTGGTCGAAACCGGTTTCGGCCGCATCGCCGGCACGAGCGACGCCGGCGCGCAAGGGCCTATGCAATTTCTGCCTGCGACGTTCGCGGCATACGGCGATGGCGGCGACATCCACTCACCGCACGACAGCATCATGGCCGCCGGTCGCTACCTCGCCGCCAACGGTTTCGCCGCCGACCACGATCATGCCCTCTTCCGGTACAACCACTCGGACCAGTACGTCCGCGCGATCGACGACTACGCCGCGGTGCTCGAAGCCGAGCCCGCGAGGTTCGCCGACTACTACCGGTGGGATGTCTACTACCACACGACCGCCGGCGATGTCCTGCTGCCCGTCGGTTATGTCGCAACCTCGCCGATCCCGGTCGCCGACTATCTGGCTAACCATCCGCAGTGA